The following coding sequences lie in one Erwinia amylovora genomic window:
- a CDS encoding AraC family transcriptional regulator: protein MDRKIVCARLAQQVTGLVKQGNMTPVPGITLFYAKNGSVRQPVMYKPAIVIVLQGEKTGYLGQSVFHYDASKYLMLTLPLPFECETFATAERPLAGLSLRVDALQLQDLLIDIGEDDGFHPQPLNHGIHSAQLTEEMLCATERLLDAMAHPRDARVLGPNIVREILYHALQGPCGGALLALVSRQTQFSQIARALRRIEHHFTDSLSVDQLAAEANMSVSAFHHNFKAVTSTSPLQYIKSYRLHQARLMMMQEGMKASVAALKVGYESPSQFSREFKRYFGVTPGEEMTRLRHP from the coding sequence ATGGATCGAAAAATCGTCTGCGCCCGGCTGGCGCAACAGGTCACCGGCCTGGTTAAGCAGGGCAACATGACGCCGGTGCCGGGTATCACCCTGTTTTATGCCAAGAACGGCTCGGTACGTCAGCCGGTAATGTATAAGCCAGCGATTGTGATTGTGCTGCAGGGCGAGAAAACCGGTTACCTCGGGCAAAGCGTATTCCATTACGATGCCAGCAAATATCTGATGCTGACGTTACCACTGCCGTTTGAATGTGAAACCTTTGCCACCGCCGAACGGCCGCTGGCCGGGCTGTCGCTGCGGGTGGATGCGCTTCAGCTACAGGATCTGCTGATCGATATCGGCGAAGATGACGGTTTCCATCCGCAGCCACTTAATCATGGCATACACTCCGCGCAGCTGACGGAGGAGATGCTGTGCGCCACCGAGCGATTGCTGGATGCGATGGCGCATCCGCGTGATGCGCGCGTGCTTGGGCCGAATATCGTGCGAGAAATTCTCTACCATGCGCTGCAAGGCCCGTGCGGTGGGGCGCTGCTGGCTTTAGTAAGCCGTCAGACGCAGTTCAGCCAGATTGCCCGCGCGCTGCGGCGCATTGAGCACCATTTCACCGATAGCCTGAGCGTTGACCAGCTGGCCGCAGAAGCCAACATGAGCGTTTCGGCCTTTCATCATAACTTTAAGGCCGTCACCAGCACTTCCCCTTTGCAGTACATCAAAAGCTATCGCCTGCATCAGGCGCGGCTGATGATGATGCAGGAAGGGATGAAAGCCAGCGTGGCAGCGCTGAAGGTGGGCTATGAAAGCCCGTCGCAGTTTTCACGGGAATTCAAACGGTATTTTGGCGTTACGCCGGGGGAAGAAATGACGCGTCTGCGCCATCCATGA
- a CDS encoding DedA family protein encodes MDVLYEIVKALWHQDFAALANPDVIWVVYGVMFLTLLLENGLLPAAFLPGDSLLLLAGAMVAKGVMEFIPTMVILTAAASLGCWLGYLQGRWLGTTRLLKSWLSHLPELYHQRARHLFHRHGLVALLLGRFLAFVRTILPTLAGVSGLKNGRFQLFNWLSGVLWVAILMGLGYAISQVPFIKRHEDQLMACLMVLPLVMLSIGLIGSIAVVIRRKKAR; translated from the coding sequence ATGGATGTACTGTACGAAATCGTCAAGGCGCTGTGGCATCAGGACTTTGCCGCGTTGGCCAACCCGGATGTGATTTGGGTTGTTTACGGGGTGATGTTCCTGACGTTGCTGTTGGAAAATGGTCTGCTTCCGGCGGCCTTTTTACCGGGTGATAGCCTGCTGTTGTTAGCCGGGGCAATGGTCGCCAAAGGGGTAATGGAGTTTATCCCCACCATGGTAATCCTGACTGCGGCGGCCAGTCTGGGCTGTTGGCTGGGCTATTTGCAGGGGCGCTGGTTGGGCACCACCAGGCTGTTAAAAAGCTGGCTTAGCCATCTGCCCGAACTGTACCACCAGCGCGCCCGGCACCTGTTTCATCGTCACGGACTGGTGGCGCTATTGCTTGGGCGCTTTTTAGCCTTCGTGCGTACCATTTTGCCTACGCTTGCCGGGGTTTCCGGCCTGAAAAATGGGCGTTTTCAGCTGTTCAACTGGTTGAGCGGGGTGTTATGGGTGGCCATTTTGATGGGCCTGGGCTATGCCATTAGCCAGGTGCCGTTTATCAAACGCCATGAAGATCAGCTGATGGCCTGTTTAATGGTGCTGCCGCTGGTGATGCTGTCCATCGGACTGATCGGCAGTATCGCGGTGGTCATTCGCCGTAAAAAGGCCCGGTAA
- a CDS encoding diaminobutyrate--2-oxoglutarate transaminase, with the protein MTDKVRIDNLGATSFDGNNETYLARQAEFESNVRSYPRKLPLAIAKAEGVWISDVENNQYLDCLAGAGTLALGHNHPDILQSIQNVITSGLPLHTLDLTTPLKDRFSEYLLSLLPGQGKEYCLQFTGPSGADAVEAALKLAKKYTGRTGVISFSGGYHGMTHGALAVTGNLSPKEAVNGMIPEVQFMPYPHQYRCPLGIGGEAGVQALTYYFENLINDVESGVRKPAAVILEAVQGEGGVNPAPAEWLQRIRQVTQEHGILLIIDEVQAGFARTGKLFAFEHAGIEPDIIVMSKAVGGGLPLAVLGIKKQFDAWEPGHHTGTFRGNQLAMATGLTTLQYLKENQVADKVAAQGEWLKAQLAELQKRYPVIGHVRGLGLMLGIEIVKPDETQDQMGCYPADGQLSAVLQKKCFENGLILERGGRHGCVLRLLPSLLISNDELGIFLDKFEQALLAAGVKPVCVG; encoded by the coding sequence ATGACGGATAAAGTCCGTATTGATAATTTAGGTGCGACTTCATTTGATGGTAACAATGAAACCTATTTGGCGCGACAAGCTGAATTTGAATCGAATGTCAGGAGTTATCCGCGCAAATTGCCGTTAGCCATTGCTAAGGCTGAAGGCGTGTGGATTTCCGATGTTGAAAATAATCAATATCTCGACTGCCTGGCCGGTGCAGGTACGCTGGCGCTTGGACACAACCATCCTGATATATTGCAAAGCATCCAAAATGTCATTACCAGCGGCTTGCCGTTACATACACTGGATCTGACTACGCCGTTAAAAGACCGCTTCTCAGAGTACCTGCTTTCTCTGCTGCCGGGCCAGGGCAAAGAGTACTGCCTGCAGTTTACCGGACCTTCCGGTGCCGATGCGGTTGAAGCAGCGCTGAAGCTGGCGAAGAAGTATACCGGCCGCACCGGGGTGATCAGCTTCTCCGGCGGCTATCATGGCATGACGCACGGTGCGCTGGCGGTAACCGGCAACCTGTCGCCGAAAGAAGCGGTTAACGGCATGATCCCTGAAGTGCAGTTTATGCCTTATCCACATCAGTACCGTTGCCCGCTGGGCATCGGCGGCGAAGCGGGTGTACAGGCATTAACCTATTACTTTGAAAACCTGATTAACGACGTCGAGAGCGGCGTGCGCAAGCCAGCGGCCGTGATCCTGGAAGCGGTACAGGGCGAAGGTGGGGTCAATCCGGCTCCGGCAGAGTGGCTGCAACGCATCCGTCAAGTCACGCAGGAGCACGGTATTCTGCTGATTATCGACGAAGTTCAGGCTGGCTTCGCACGCACCGGTAAACTGTTCGCCTTTGAACATGCTGGCATCGAGCCGGACATCATTGTGATGTCGAAAGCGGTCGGTGGTGGTTTGCCGCTGGCGGTGCTGGGCATTAAGAAGCAGTTTGACGCCTGGGAACCGGGCCATCATACCGGGACTTTCCGTGGCAACCAGTTGGCGATGGCCACCGGCCTGACCACCCTGCAGTATCTGAAGGAAAATCAGGTCGCCGATAAGGTCGCAGCCCAGGGCGAATGGCTGAAAGCGCAGCTGGCTGAGTTACAAAAACGCTATCCGGTGATTGGTCATGTGCGTGGTCTCGGTCTGATGCTCGGTATTGAGATCGTTAAACCTGATGAAACGCAGGATCAGATGGGCTGCTACCCGGCAGACGGGCAGTTATCTGCTGTGCTGCAAAAAAAATGCTTCGAAAATGGGCTGATCCTGGAGCGCGGCGGGCGTCACGGTTGCGTTCTGCGTCTGTTGCCCTCCCTGCTGATCTCCAATGATGAGCTGGGCATTTTCCTGGATAAATTTGAACAGGCGCTGTTAGCCGCTGGCGTTAAGCCAGTTTGTGTGGGGTAA
- a CDS encoding pyridoxal phosphate-dependent decarboxylase family protein — MSRLNPILAASAQSSEAYQQAMAQSSEAVVQWLQQPEMYQGKTVAELRERIALDFNPQGLGNQAAIERAVEFFLKDSLAVHHPQCVAHLHCPSLVVSQAAEVLINATNQSMDSWDQSPSATIIEMKLIEWLRNRVGYQPGDAGVFTSGGTQSNLMGLMLARDAFFARQGHSIQQDGLVGDLRKIKVLCSENAHFSVQKNMALMGLGYQSVTLVKTDRFARMDINDLAEKVAQAQANGEQILAIVATAGTTDAGAIDPLPAIAQLAAEHQIWVHVDAAWGGALLMSGQYRHYLDGIELVDSVTLDFHKQFFQTISCGAFLLKEARHYELMRYQAAYLNSEFDEAQGVPNLVSKSLQTTRRFDALKLWMSLEALGEKQYAEIIDHGVTLAQQVAQYVDEQASLELVMQPQLASVLFRYRPPQLADGSDTAIALLNQRIGDALLESGRANVGVTEFAGVTCLKMTLLNPTVSLQDIRLLLALVERTAEQLQGA, encoded by the coding sequence ATGTCCAGGTTGAATCCTATTCTCGCCGCCAGCGCGCAAAGCAGTGAGGCGTACCAGCAGGCCATGGCGCAGAGCAGCGAAGCCGTGGTGCAGTGGCTGCAACAGCCAGAAATGTACCAGGGTAAAACCGTTGCCGAACTGCGTGAACGCATTGCGCTGGATTTCAATCCGCAGGGCCTGGGCAACCAGGCCGCCATTGAGCGCGCGGTTGAATTCTTCTTAAAAGACAGCCTTGCGGTGCATCATCCGCAGTGCGTGGCGCATCTTCACTGCCCAAGCCTGGTGGTGAGCCAGGCTGCCGAGGTATTGATCAACGCCACCAATCAAAGCATGGATTCCTGGGATCAAAGCCCGTCAGCGACCATCATTGAGATGAAACTGATTGAATGGCTGCGTAACCGCGTTGGCTATCAGCCTGGCGATGCAGGGGTATTCACCAGCGGCGGCACCCAAAGTAACCTGATGGGCCTGATGCTGGCACGTGATGCCTTCTTTGCCCGTCAGGGCCATTCCATTCAGCAGGACGGGCTGGTGGGCGATCTGCGTAAGATCAAAGTCCTGTGCTCTGAAAATGCGCACTTCTCGGTGCAGAAGAATATGGCGCTGATGGGGCTGGGCTACCAGTCGGTGACGTTGGTGAAAACTGACCGCTTCGCGCGCATGGACATCAACGATCTGGCGGAAAAAGTGGCGCAGGCACAGGCCAACGGCGAACAGATCCTCGCGATTGTCGCTACCGCCGGCACCACGGATGCCGGGGCTATCGATCCGCTGCCAGCCATTGCGCAACTGGCGGCAGAACACCAGATCTGGGTGCACGTCGATGCGGCCTGGGGCGGTGCGCTGCTGATGTCCGGGCAGTATCGTCACTATCTGGACGGTATTGAACTGGTGGATTCGGTTACGCTGGACTTCCATAAACAGTTCTTCCAGACCATCAGCTGCGGCGCCTTCCTGTTAAAAGAAGCCCGCCATTATGAGCTGATGCGCTATCAGGCGGCCTATCTCAACTCTGAGTTCGACGAAGCTCAGGGCGTACCGAATCTGGTGTCCAAATCGTTGCAGACCACCCGCCGTTTCGACGCGCTGAAACTGTGGATGAGCCTGGAAGCGCTGGGCGAGAAACAGTACGCAGAGATCATCGACCACGGCGTGACGCTGGCACAGCAGGTTGCGCAGTATGTTGATGAGCAGGCGTCGCTGGAGCTGGTGATGCAGCCGCAGCTGGCCAGCGTGCTGTTCCGCTACCGCCCGCCGCAGCTGGCTGACGGCAGTGATACTGCCATTGCGCTGCTCAATCAACGGATTGGCGATGCACTGCTGGAGTCTGGCCGTGCCAACGTTGGCGTAACTGAATTCGCTGGCGTAACCTGCCTGAAGATGACGTTGCTTAACCCGACGGTCAGCCTGCAGGATATCAGACTGCTGCTGGCGCTGGTTGAGCGCACGGCAGAACAATTACAGGGTGCCTGA
- the parC gene encoding DNA topoisomerase IV subunit A: protein MSDLTQDGAERLALHKFTENAYLNYSMYVIMDRALPYIGDGLKPVQRRIVYAMSELGLSNTAKFKKSARTVGDVLGKYHPHGDSACYEAMVLMAQPFSYRYPLVDGQGNWGAPDDPKSFAAMRYTESRLSKYAEVLLGELGQGTVDYVPNFDGTMQEPSMLPARLPNILLNGTTGIAVGMATDIPPHNLREVAKAAITLIDSPTTSLDELLDIVQGPDYPTEAEIITPRNEIRKIYQNGRGSVRMRAVWKKEEGDVVITALPHQVSGARVLEQIAAQMRNKKLPMVEDLRDESNHENPTRLVIVPRSQRVDMEQVMNHLFATTDLERSYRINLNMIGLNNRPAVKNLLEILTEWLVFRRDTVRRRLNHRLEKVLKRLHILAGLLVAFLNIDEVIEIIRAEDEPKPVLMSRFDISEIQAEAILELKLRHLAKLEEMKIRGEQDELEKERAHLEGLLGSERKLNTLLKKELQADSDAYGDERRSPLREREEAKAIGEHELMPSEPVTIVLSQSGWVRSAKGHDIDPAGLSYKAGDSFLGAARGKSNQPVVFIDSTGRSYALDPVTLPSARGQGEPLTGKLTPPPGAVVEQVLMADDTQKLLMASDAGYGFVCTFSDLVSRNRAGKALLTLPSNARVMAPLAIHRNDDLLLAITAAGRMLMFPVGDLPQLSKGKGNKIISIPSAEAASGEDKLAWLLLLTPENAITLYVGKRKLTLKAADLQKFRADRGRRGTLLPRGLQRIDRVDVEGTPRAAVTEGSGE, encoded by the coding sequence ATGAGTGACCTGACGCAGGATGGTGCAGAGCGTCTCGCCCTGCATAAATTTACTGAAAATGCTTACCTTAACTACTCCATGTACGTCATCATGGATCGTGCGCTGCCTTATATTGGCGATGGACTGAAACCGGTACAACGACGCATCGTTTATGCGATGTCGGAACTGGGGCTAAGCAACACCGCTAAGTTTAAAAAATCGGCGCGTACCGTTGGTGATGTGTTGGGTAAATATCATCCGCACGGCGACAGCGCCTGTTATGAAGCGATGGTATTAATGGCGCAGCCGTTTTCCTACCGTTATCCGCTGGTCGATGGCCAGGGGAACTGGGGGGCGCCGGACGATCCCAAATCCTTTGCGGCGATGCGTTACACCGAGTCGCGCCTGTCAAAATATGCCGAAGTATTGCTGGGCGAGCTGGGCCAGGGCACCGTTGACTACGTGCCGAACTTTGACGGCACCATGCAGGAGCCGTCGATGCTGCCGGCGCGCCTGCCTAACATCTTGCTGAACGGCACCACCGGTATTGCCGTTGGCATGGCCACCGACATTCCACCGCACAACCTCAGAGAAGTGGCTAAAGCCGCCATCACGCTGATCGACAGCCCGACAACGTCCCTGGATGAACTGCTGGATATCGTGCAGGGGCCGGATTATCCGACCGAAGCGGAGATCATCACGCCGCGTAATGAAATCCGCAAAATCTATCAGAACGGGCGCGGTTCGGTGCGTATGCGTGCGGTGTGGAAGAAGGAAGAGGGCGACGTGGTGATCACCGCGCTGCCGCACCAGGTTTCCGGCGCACGCGTGCTGGAACAGATTGCCGCACAGATGCGCAATAAAAAGCTGCCAATGGTCGAAGATCTGCGTGATGAGTCCAATCATGAGAACCCGACGCGGCTGGTGATTGTTCCGCGATCTCAGCGCGTGGATATGGAGCAGGTAATGAACCACCTGTTTGCCACCACCGACCTGGAGCGCAGCTACCGTATTAACCTGAATATGATCGGGCTGAACAACCGTCCGGCGGTAAAAAACCTGCTGGAGATCCTCACCGAGTGGTTGGTATTCCGTCGCGATACCGTGCGGCGCCGTCTGAATCATCGTCTGGAAAAAGTGCTCAAGCGCCTGCATATCCTCGCCGGTTTGCTGGTGGCCTTCCTCAATATTGACGAAGTGATTGAGATTATCCGCGCCGAGGATGAACCTAAGCCGGTGCTGATGTCGCGCTTTGATATCTCAGAAATCCAGGCAGAAGCTATCCTTGAGCTGAAACTGCGCCATCTTGCCAAGCTGGAAGAGATGAAGATCCGTGGCGAACAGGACGAACTGGAAAAAGAGCGCGCGCATCTGGAGGGGCTTCTGGGTTCCGAACGCAAGTTGAATACCCTGCTGAAGAAAGAATTACAGGCCGACAGCGATGCTTACGGCGATGAGCGCCGCTCACCGCTGCGTGAGCGTGAGGAAGCAAAAGCGATCGGTGAGCATGAGCTGATGCCGTCAGAACCGGTGACCATCGTACTGTCGCAGAGCGGCTGGGTACGCAGCGCCAAAGGCCATGATATTGATCCGGCCGGCCTCAGTTACAAAGCCGGAGACAGTTTCCTCGGTGCGGCGCGCGGCAAGAGCAATCAGCCGGTCGTCTTTATTGATTCTACCGGCCGCAGCTACGCGCTTGACCCGGTGACGCTACCGTCAGCGCGCGGCCAGGGTGAGCCGCTTACCGGCAAACTGACCCCGCCGCCGGGGGCGGTGGTGGAACAGGTGCTGATGGCGGATGACACGCAGAAACTGCTGATGGCATCTGATGCCGGTTATGGTTTCGTCTGCACCTTTAGCGATCTGGTGTCACGTAATCGCGCTGGCAAAGCGCTGTTAACACTGCCGTCAAATGCCAGGGTGATGGCACCTTTAGCTATTCACCGCAACGACGATTTGCTGCTGGCGATCACCGCCGCTGGCCGTATGCTGATGTTCCCGGTCGGCGATCTGCCGCAGCTGTCGAAAGGCAAGGGTAACAAGATTATCTCTATCCCCTCTGCGGAGGCGGCTTCAGGTGAAGATAAACTGGCCTGGCTGCTGCTGCTGACGCCGGAAAACGCGATCACCCTGTATGTGGGCAAACGTAAGCTAACGCTCAAAGCCGCTGATTTGCAAAAATTCCGTGCCGATCGCGGCCGCCGTGGCACCCTGTTGCCGCGTGGCTTACAGCGTATTGACCGGGTTGATGTCGAAGGTACGCCGCGTGCAGCCGTCACGGAGGGTAGCGGGGAGTGA
- the dkgA gene encoding 2,5-didehydrogluconate reductase DkgA: MANQPIIKLHDGNMMPQLGLGVWQASIDEARSAAVKALSVGYRSIDTAAIYKNEEGIGQALQETDVARDEIFITTKLWNDDQLNAQQALEASLQKLQLESVDLYLMHWPCPQKNNYVAAWQQMIELQQQGLTKSIGVCNFNEAHLKRLIDETGITPVINQVELHPLLQQRTLHAWNAMHQIQTESWSPLAQGGQGVFDQQAIKKLAKKYGKSPAQIVIRWHLDNGLVVIPKSITPARIEENVRVFDFRLEKAEISELAALDQGKRLGPDPDELN, encoded by the coding sequence ATGGCAAATCAACCGATCATCAAACTACACGACGGTAATATGATGCCGCAGCTTGGGCTGGGCGTCTGGCAAGCCAGTATTGATGAAGCACGCAGCGCAGCAGTGAAAGCACTCTCCGTGGGTTATCGCTCCATTGACACTGCCGCCATTTATAAAAATGAGGAAGGTATTGGCCAGGCGCTACAGGAAACCGATGTCGCTCGTGACGAGATCTTCATCACCACCAAATTATGGAATGACGACCAGCTCAATGCGCAGCAGGCGCTGGAAGCCAGCCTGCAAAAACTGCAGCTGGAAAGCGTCGACCTGTATCTGATGCACTGGCCTTGTCCGCAGAAAAACAATTACGTGGCCGCCTGGCAGCAGATGATTGAACTGCAACAGCAGGGGCTAACCAAAAGCATCGGCGTCTGCAATTTTAATGAAGCACATTTGAAACGCCTGATCGATGAAACCGGCATCACTCCGGTCATTAACCAGGTGGAACTGCATCCGCTACTGCAACAGCGCACCCTGCATGCCTGGAACGCCATGCACCAGATTCAGACCGAATCATGGAGCCCGCTGGCACAGGGCGGGCAAGGGGTATTCGACCAGCAGGCGATCAAGAAGCTGGCGAAGAAATACGGCAAATCCCCGGCACAGATTGTGATCCGTTGGCATCTGGACAATGGCCTGGTGGTGATCCCCAAATCGATTACGCCGGCGCGTATTGAAGAGAACGTCAGGGTGTTCGATTTCCGCCTTGAAAAAGCGGAAATCAGCGAACTTGCCGCGCTGGACCAGGGCAAACGGCTCGGCCCTGACCCGGACGAACTGAATTAA
- a CDS encoding transporter substrate-binding domain-containing protein translates to MAFRAPIRGDAMSNERIKMMIKPGAVALLLLAGSASAQSHLDRVMQSKTLTVCTTGDYKPYTYLRPDGGYEGIDISLAQSLAKTLGAEVKWVATTWKTLTADFTGKQCDIALGGVSVTLKRQQTAWFASPLDSDGKIPLVRCADKNKYRTIKQLNKPAVRLIEPAGGTNEAFAHAFLPQAKLTLFHDNVTIFQQLVDKKADVMITDASEALYQQKRYPQLCAINAEKPLQYGEKAWMLPRDDISWKMYVDQWLHLGQANGEYQQIVGQWLATKG, encoded by the coding sequence ATGGCGTTTCGGGCACCAATCCGTGGCGATGCCATGAGTAACGAGAGAATAAAAATGATGATAAAACCTGGGGCTGTGGCCCTGCTGCTGCTGGCCGGTAGCGCCAGTGCGCAATCGCATCTCGATCGGGTGATGCAGAGTAAAACCCTGACCGTTTGCACCACCGGGGACTATAAACCCTATACTTATCTGCGCCCGGATGGCGGCTATGAAGGTATTGATATTTCACTGGCGCAGTCGCTGGCGAAAACGCTGGGAGCGGAGGTGAAATGGGTGGCAACCACATGGAAAACGCTGACTGCGGACTTTACAGGTAAACAGTGCGATATCGCGCTGGGAGGGGTATCGGTCACCCTGAAGCGCCAGCAGACCGCATGGTTTGCCAGCCCTCTGGATAGCGATGGCAAAATTCCGCTGGTGCGCTGTGCGGACAAAAATAAGTACCGCACCATTAAACAGCTGAATAAGCCGGCGGTGCGGCTGATCGAACCGGCGGGCGGCACCAATGAGGCTTTTGCCCATGCTTTTCTGCCGCAGGCTAAGCTGACGCTGTTCCACGATAACGTGACTATCTTCCAGCAATTGGTGGACAAAAAGGCGGATGTGATGATAACCGACGCCTCTGAAGCGCTTTATCAGCAGAAACGCTACCCGCAGCTGTGCGCCATCAATGCGGAAAAACCGTTGCAGTACGGCGAGAAGGCGTGGATGTTGCCGAGGGATGATATCAGCTGGAAGATGTACGTTGATCAGTGGCTACATCTGGGTCAAGCCAACGGTGAATACCAGCAGATAGTGGGGCAGTGGTTAGCGACAAAGGGATAA
- the ftsP gene encoding cell division protein FtsP, translating into MSFSRRQFLQASGIALCASSLPFSARAAGAINALPVPPLIESRRGQPLFLTLQRSHWSFNGSNKAAIWGINGLYLGPTVRVWNGDDVKLIYSNRLTEPVAMTVSGLQVPGALIGGAARLMSPGVDWAPVMPIRQAAATCWYHANTPNRMAPHVYNGLAGMWLVEDEVSKSLPIPNHYGVDDFPLIIQDKRLDNFATPVYVPSAKGGFVGDILLVNGVQNPYVEVSRGWVRLRLLNASNARCYQLRMSDGRPFNVIASDQGFLPAPVAVEQLSLAPGERREVLVDMSQGDEVSVTAGEAAGIVDRLRGFFEPSSILTSTLVLTLRPTGLLPLVTDNLPMRLLPDQLIEGAVSRTREFRLEGTMPGINGALWDMMRIDVQAQQGSYERWVIHADTPQSFHIQGVMFLIKNVNGAQPMAEDRGWKDTVWVDGEVELFVSFTQPSSEHFPFVYYSQTLEMADRGVAGQLVVNPALQAG; encoded by the coding sequence ATGTCCTTCAGTCGTCGTCAATTTCTTCAAGCCTCTGGCATTGCCCTCTGTGCTTCCTCTTTGCCTTTTAGCGCTCGTGCCGCCGGTGCGATCAACGCGCTACCGGTTCCTCCACTGATTGAATCACGGCGTGGCCAGCCGCTGTTTCTGACGCTGCAACGCAGCCACTGGTCATTCAACGGCAGTAATAAAGCGGCGATCTGGGGAATTAACGGCCTCTATCTTGGGCCAACGGTGCGCGTGTGGAACGGCGACGATGTGAAGCTGATTTACAGCAATCGTCTGACTGAACCGGTAGCGATGACGGTCAGCGGCCTGCAGGTACCGGGGGCGTTGATCGGTGGTGCCGCGCGTCTGATGTCACCGGGCGTGGACTGGGCGCCGGTGATGCCCATCCGCCAGGCGGCGGCCACCTGCTGGTATCACGCCAATACGCCGAACCGTATGGCGCCGCATGTTTATAACGGGCTGGCTGGCATGTGGCTGGTGGAAGATGAAGTTAGTAAGTCTTTACCCATACCTAATCACTACGGCGTTGATGATTTCCCGCTGATTATTCAGGACAAGCGGCTGGACAACTTTGCCACTCCGGTATATGTGCCGTCGGCAAAAGGCGGGTTTGTTGGCGATATTCTGCTGGTCAACGGCGTACAGAACCCGTATGTCGAGGTGTCGCGTGGATGGGTAAGGCTGCGTCTGCTGAATGCCTCTAATGCGCGCTGCTATCAGCTGCGTATGAGCGACGGTCGGCCGTTTAATGTTATCGCCAGCGATCAGGGGTTCCTGCCGGCACCGGTGGCGGTGGAACAGCTTTCGCTGGCCCCGGGCGAAAGGCGCGAAGTGCTGGTGGATATGTCACAAGGTGATGAGGTCTCCGTCACCGCCGGCGAAGCGGCCGGCATTGTTGACCGTCTGCGCGGCTTCTTTGAGCCATCTTCCATTTTGACTTCAACACTGGTGCTGACTCTGCGTCCGACCGGCCTGTTACCGCTGGTTACGGATAACTTACCGATGCGCCTGCTGCCGGACCAGCTTATTGAAGGCGCGGTGAGCCGCACGCGTGAGTTCCGCCTGGAGGGCACGATGCCGGGCATTAACGGTGCGCTGTGGGATATGATGCGCATTGACGTGCAGGCGCAGCAGGGTAGCTACGAGCGCTGGGTCATCCACGCCGATACGCCGCAGTCGTTCCATATCCAGGGGGTGATGTTCCTGATCAAAAACGTCAACGGGGCGCAGCCGATGGCAGAAGATCGTGGCTGGAAGGATACCGTATGGGTTGATGGCGAAGTGGAGCTGTTCGTCTCCTTTACTCAGCCATCGTCTGAGCACTTCCCGTTTGTTTACTACAGCCAGACGCTGGAGATGGCGGATCGCGGTGTGGCGGGGCAGCTGGTGGTTAATCCTGCTCTGCAAGCGGGCTGA
- a CDS encoding 1-acylglycerol-3-phosphate O-acyltransferase encodes MLALLRSIVVVVYSILVCVLGCIYCLFSPRNPRHVATFGHLFGRLAPVFGLKVELRKPAGAENYPNAIYICNHQNNYDMVTAAAIVQPTTVTVGKTSLLWVPFFGLLYWLTGNLLIDRGNRTKAHGTIGELVEQFRKKKISFWMFPEGTRSRGRGLLPFKTGAFHAAVAAGVPIIPVVVSNTHGKIKLNRLNNGLAIVEMLPPVEIQSFADQSVRKLATHCREIMSAKLDELNAEVAAREASGKL; translated from the coding sequence ATGCTTGCTCTGTTACGTTCCATAGTGGTAGTGGTTTACTCGATACTGGTGTGTGTCCTGGGTTGTATTTACTGTCTGTTCAGTCCGCGCAATCCACGCCATGTAGCGACTTTTGGACACCTGTTTGGTCGTCTTGCTCCGGTATTTGGCCTTAAGGTTGAACTGCGCAAGCCTGCAGGGGCTGAAAACTACCCGAATGCGATTTATATCTGCAACCACCAGAATAATTATGACATGGTCACCGCCGCTGCCATTGTGCAGCCAACCACCGTGACCGTCGGCAAAACCAGCCTGCTTTGGGTGCCGTTCTTTGGGCTGCTCTACTGGCTGACCGGCAATCTGCTTATCGACAGGGGAAACCGTACCAAAGCGCATGGCACCATCGGTGAGCTGGTCGAACAGTTCAGAAAGAAGAAAATCTCTTTCTGGATGTTCCCGGAAGGGACGCGCAGCCGTGGTCGCGGCCTGCTGCCGTTCAAAACCGGGGCATTCCATGCCGCCGTTGCGGCTGGCGTGCCGATTATCCCGGTAGTGGTATCCAATACTCATGGTAAAATTAAGTTGAACCGGCTAAATAATGGCCTGGCAATTGTTGAAATGTTGCCGCCTGTCGAAATCCAGTCTTTTGCCGACCAGTCGGTGCGTAAGCTGGCCACGCACTGTCGCGAAATCATGTCGGCGAAGCTGGATGAGCTGAACGCCGAAGTCGCCGCCCGCGAAGCGTCAGGCAAGTTATAA